From the genome of Streptomyces sp. NBC_01317, one region includes:
- the folC gene encoding bifunctional tetrahydrofolate synthase/dihydrofolate synthase — MSEHRPSDQPGEYDEFDEIVGAETDRDPDLAVIEAGSRTLRAQAGPRRGDEVPSRPEDPEVDKALRAVEQELAGRWGETKLDPSLARIEALMDVLGDPQRAYPTIHITGTNGKTSTARMIEALLGAFELRTGRYTSPHVQSVTERISLDGAPIPAERFVETYDDIKAFVELVDAAQEHRLSFFEVLTGMAYAAFADAPVDVAVIEVGMGGSWDATNVIDASVAVVTPVDLDHTDRLGSTPGEIAVEKSGIIKAGATVVLAQQPVDAAQVMLKKAVEVDATVAREGLEFGIVAREIAVGGQLLTLRGLGGEYEQVFLPLYGAHQAHNAAVALTAVEAFFGVGAEHARPLDMDTVRKAFASVSSPGRLEVMRRSPTVVLDAAHNPAGARAAADGITESFGFSRLIGVVGSSEGKDVRGVLEALEPICTELVVTQNSSHRAMDVDELAAVAVEVFGDERVVVEARLDDALEAAITLAEDDAEFAGAGVLVTGSVITVGEARLLLGRR; from the coding sequence GTGAGTGAGCACCGTCCTTCCGACCAGCCCGGTGAGTACGACGAGTTTGACGAGATCGTCGGCGCCGAGACAGACCGAGACCCCGACCTCGCGGTGATCGAGGCAGGCAGCCGCACCCTGCGCGCCCAGGCCGGCCCGCGGCGGGGTGACGAGGTGCCGTCCCGTCCCGAGGACCCCGAGGTGGACAAGGCGCTGCGCGCCGTCGAGCAGGAGCTCGCCGGGCGGTGGGGGGAGACGAAGCTCGACCCCTCGCTGGCGCGGATCGAGGCCCTGATGGACGTGCTGGGCGACCCCCAGCGCGCGTACCCGACGATCCACATCACCGGTACCAACGGCAAGACGTCCACGGCCCGCATGATCGAGGCGCTGCTCGGCGCGTTCGAGCTGCGGACCGGCCGGTACACGAGCCCGCACGTCCAGTCGGTCACCGAGCGGATCAGCCTCGACGGCGCGCCGATCCCGGCCGAGCGCTTCGTGGAGACGTACGACGACATCAAGGCGTTCGTCGAGCTGGTCGACGCGGCGCAGGAGCACCGGCTGTCGTTCTTCGAGGTGCTGACGGGCATGGCGTACGCCGCGTTCGCGGACGCGCCGGTGGACGTGGCGGTCATCGAGGTCGGCATGGGCGGCAGCTGGGACGCGACGAACGTCATCGACGCGTCGGTGGCCGTCGTGACCCCCGTCGACCTGGACCACACGGACCGGCTCGGCTCGACGCCCGGCGAGATCGCCGTGGAGAAGTCCGGGATCATCAAGGCGGGCGCGACGGTCGTCCTCGCGCAGCAGCCGGTGGACGCGGCGCAGGTGATGCTGAAGAAGGCCGTCGAGGTCGACGCGACCGTGGCCCGCGAGGGCCTGGAGTTCGGGATCGTCGCCCGGGAGATCGCCGTCGGCGGGCAACTGCTGACGCTGCGCGGCCTCGGGGGCGAGTACGAGCAGGTGTTCCTCCCGCTGTACGGCGCCCACCAGGCGCACAACGCGGCGGTGGCGCTGACGGCCGTGGAGGCGTTCTTCGGGGTCGGCGCCGAGCACGCGCGCCCGCTAGACATGGACACGGTCCGCAAGGCGTTCGCGTCGGTCTCCTCGCCGGGTCGTCTGGAGGTGATGCGGCGTTCGCCCACGGTGGTGCTGGACGCGGCGCACAACCCGGCGGGCGCGCGGGCGGCGGCCGACGGCATCACCGAGTCGTTCGGGTTCAGCCGCCTGATCGGCGTGGTCGGGTCGAGCGAGGGCAAGGACGTGCGCGGGGTGCTCGAAGCGCTGGAGCCGATCTGTACGGAGCTGGTGGTCACGCAGAACTCCAGCCACCGCGCGATGGACGTGGACGAGCTGGCCGCGGTCGCCGTCGAGGTGTTCGGCGACGAGCGGGTGGTGGTCGAGGCGCGGCTGGACGACGCGCTGGAGGCGGCGATCACGCTCGCCGAGGACGACGCGGAGTTCGCCGGGGCCGGTGTTCTGGTGACGGGTTCCGTCATCACGGTGGGCGAGGCCCGGCTGCTTCTGGGAAGGCGCTGA
- a CDS encoding DUF4233 domain-containing protein → MRTLCASTLIAEFFVIGFAGLVAMKSGDLSTGTVWTVCGVAMLLSVLLCGLITRPGGVALGWAFHIALIAGGVVVPAMFVLGPVFTALWWASVHYGRVIDETKARWAAQAAESPVEADAA, encoded by the coding sequence ATGCGTACGCTCTGTGCGTCCACTCTGATCGCTGAATTCTTCGTCATCGGATTCGCCGGACTGGTCGCGATGAAGTCGGGCGATCTGTCGACGGGAACGGTCTGGACGGTCTGCGGGGTCGCGATGCTCCTGTCCGTTCTGCTCTGCGGTCTGATCACCCGCCCCGGCGGAGTGGCGCTCGGCTGGGCGTTCCACATCGCGCTGATCGCCGGCGGAGTGGTCGTACCGGCGATGTTCGTCCTCGGCCCGGTTTTCACCGCGCTGTGGTGGGCGTCGGTCCATTACGGCAGGGTCATCGACGAGACGAAGGCCCGGTGGGCCGCCCAGGCGGCCGAGTCCCCCGTAGAGGCTGACGCTGCGTAA
- the ndk gene encoding nucleoside-diphosphate kinase, producing the protein MSRTLVLLKPDAVRRGLVGEIIGRIERKAGWTIAALELRTLDHETLEQHYGEHKGRPFYEPLVEFMASGPVVALVVEGERVIEGVRALAGPTDPIAAAPGSIRGDFGTIVRENLIHASDSEESAIRELKLFFPGLS; encoded by the coding sequence GTGAGCCGTACGCTCGTCCTGCTCAAGCCCGATGCCGTCCGCCGCGGACTGGTCGGCGAGATCATCGGCCGTATCGAGCGCAAGGCGGGCTGGACCATCGCCGCGCTGGAGCTGCGCACGCTCGACCACGAGACGCTGGAGCAGCACTACGGCGAGCACAAGGGCCGGCCCTTCTACGAGCCGCTGGTCGAGTTCATGGCCTCGGGCCCGGTCGTCGCCCTGGTGGTCGAGGGCGAGCGGGTCATCGAAGGCGTACGCGCCCTCGCCGGGCCGACTGACCCGATCGCCGCAGCGCCAGGGTCCATCCGGGGGGACTTCGGCACGATTGTCCGGGAGAATCTCATCCACGCTTCGGACTCCGAAGAGTCCGCCATTCGGGAACTGAAGCTTTTCTTCCCCGGACTTTCCTGA
- a CDS encoding rod shape-determining protein translates to MSFIGRDMAVDLGTANTLVYVRGRGIVLNEPSVVAINTNTGGILAVGAEAKKMIGRTPGNIVAVRPLKDGVIADFEITERMLRYFILKIHKRRYLARPRVVVCVPSGITGVERRAVIEASTQAGARQVHIIEEPMAAAIGSGLPVHEATGNMVVDIGGGTTEVAVISLGGIVTAQSIRVAGDELDNAIIQHIKKEYSLLLGERTAESIKITIGSAYDLDKDEHTEIRGRDLVSGLPKTVVISAAEVRKAIEEPVNAIVDAVKTTLDKCPPELSGDVMDRGIVLTGGGALLRGLDERLRRETGMPIHIAENPLDSVALGSGKCVEEFEALQQVLDAQPRR, encoded by the coding sequence ATGTCGTTCATCGGCCGTGACATGGCTGTCGACCTCGGGACCGCCAACACGCTGGTGTACGTCAGAGGCCGGGGGATCGTCCTCAACGAGCCGTCCGTCGTCGCCATCAACACCAACACGGGCGGCATTCTCGCGGTCGGCGCCGAAGCGAAGAAGATGATCGGCCGGACGCCGGGCAACATCGTTGCCGTCCGGCCGCTGAAGGACGGTGTCATCGCCGACTTCGAGATCACCGAGCGCATGCTGCGGTACTTCATCCTGAAGATCCACAAGCGCCGCTATCTGGCCCGCCCGCGTGTGGTCGTCTGTGTGCCCTCGGGCATCACGGGCGTCGAGCGCCGTGCGGTCATCGAGGCATCCACCCAGGCGGGCGCACGCCAGGTCCACATCATCGAAGAGCCCATGGCCGCGGCCATCGGCTCCGGACTCCCTGTCCATGAGGCCACGGGCAACATGGTCGTCGACATCGGCGGTGGCACCACAGAGGTCGCCGTCATCTCGCTCGGCGGGATCGTCACAGCGCAGTCCATCCGGGTCGCCGGGGACGAGCTGGACAACGCGATCATCCAGCACATCAAGAAGGAGTACTCCCTCCTCCTCGGTGAGCGGACCGCCGAGAGCATCAAGATCACCATCGGTTCCGCGTACGACCTCGACAAGGACGAGCACACCGAGATCCGCGGCCGCGACCTCGTCTCCGGGCTCCCGAAGACCGTGGTCATCTCCGCGGCCGAGGTGCGCAAGGCCATCGAGGAACCGGTCAACGCGATCGTCGACGCCGTGAAGACGACGCTCGACAAGTGCCCGCCGGAGCTGTCGGGCGACGTGATGGACCGCGGGATCGTGCTCACCGGTGGCGGCGCCCTCCTGCGCGGCCTCGACGAGCGGCTGCGCCGGGAGACCGGCATGCCCATCCACATCGCCGAGAACCCGCTGGACTCCGTCGCCCTCGGATCCGGCAAGTGCGTCGAGGAGTTCGAGGCGCTCCAGCAGGTCCTGGACGCCCAGCCGCGCCGCTGA
- the mreC gene encoding rod shape-determining protein MreC, with protein sequence MRDTKESRLLLVLLIAIAFALITVDIRGGEESPVDGARQAAASVFGPVENGVASAVDPVGNAIGAVRDSGERHDRIAALQQENTALKQKLGSDDRNRSRVRELDNMLKKAGTGQYGIKGAEVIAIGAAQGFSWTVTIDAGADDGIRRDMTVLNGDGLVGRVTTVGPGTATVLLANDPDFTVGTRMEKSDELGFATGQGDRPLAVQLLNGKAKVRTGDRLVTFGSAKDKPFVPGVPVGTVVRVDPAGGDLTRTVYVRPFVGFTKLDIVGVVVQAPREDPRDTVLPAKPKPTPTPTVTVTVTPSPTAGADAGQIVDEQR encoded by the coding sequence GTGAGGGACACAAAGGAGAGCCGGCTGCTCCTGGTGCTGCTGATCGCCATCGCGTTCGCACTGATCACGGTGGACATCCGCGGGGGTGAGGAATCCCCGGTCGACGGCGCGCGGCAGGCAGCCGCCTCCGTCTTCGGTCCCGTCGAGAACGGTGTCGCCTCCGCGGTCGACCCGGTCGGCAACGCCATCGGAGCCGTACGGGACTCCGGCGAGCGCCACGACCGCATCGCGGCGCTCCAGCAGGAGAACACCGCGCTCAAGCAGAAGCTCGGCAGCGACGACCGCAACCGCAGCCGGGTGCGCGAGCTGGACAACATGCTCAAGAAGGCGGGCACCGGGCAGTACGGCATCAAGGGCGCCGAGGTCATCGCCATAGGAGCGGCCCAGGGCTTCTCCTGGACGGTGACCATCGACGCCGGTGCCGACGACGGCATCCGGCGGGACATGACCGTACTCAACGGGGACGGACTGGTCGGCCGCGTCACCACCGTGGGACCCGGCACCGCGACCGTCCTGCTCGCCAACGACCCGGATTTCACCGTCGGCACCCGGATGGAGAAGTCCGACGAACTGGGCTTCGCCACCGGGCAGGGCGACCGCCCGCTCGCCGTCCAGCTGCTCAACGGCAAGGCCAAGGTCAGGACGGGCGACCGGCTGGTGACCTTCGGTTCGGCCAAGGACAAGCCCTTCGTGCCCGGCGTCCCGGTCGGCACGGTCGTGCGCGTGGACCCGGCCGGCGGTGACCTCACCCGGACCGTGTACGTACGCCCGTTCGTCGGCTTCACCAAGCTCGACATCGTCGGGGTCGTCGTCCAGGCGCCCCGGGAGGACCCGCGGGACACCGTCCTGCCGGCCAAGCCGAAGCCCACCCCCACCCCCACCGTCACCGTCACGGTCACCCC